The following coding sequences lie in one Metopolophium dirhodum isolate CAU chromosome 5, ASM1992520v1, whole genome shotgun sequence genomic window:
- the LOC132944443 gene encoding uncharacterized protein LOC132944443 yields MGSVNNAVRCGFICRLCSKIDKRVVHIYGELGRKYNLVQKIRDYLPIKIKSSDGLPLTLCVSCVQRLNRRHTLQMAIKHSTARIVSRTTVESTTGRDECNQRQQIHLSSAVQSI; encoded by the exons ATGGGAAGCGTGAACAACGCTGTCCGTTGCGGTTTCATATGTCGTCTGTGTTCGAAAATCGACAAGCGCGTTGTGCACATCTACGGCGAACTAGGCAGAAAATACAATTTGGTTCAAAAGATCAGAGACTATTTGCCCATAAAG ATTAAATCTTCTGATGGTTTGCCGCTCACATTATGTGTATCATGTGTTCAAAGATTAAATCGCAGGCACACATTACAAATGGCGATAAAGCACAGTACTGCTCGTATAGTATCTCGCACCACAGTAGAATCTACCACCGGAAGAGACGAGTGTAATCAACGCCAACAAATACACCTCAGCTCAGCTGTACAGTCAATTTGA
- the LOC132945167 gene encoding zinc finger protein 501-like, which translates to MFLKVLKPKMFKISPKICMPQNIRQLRYIKQESIDEPTEDNVNYDANDCQTTCDIKDFKCKIENLEAAIKTEVDAIGDNIYETFIKSEYNDVPSIVSNTIDKLHIGNNPKHSNINTKPLTTVKHKVKSSKKNEEKPHKCTICNKSFACQRYLTQHFKIHKTTITYKCDVCKESFSNASRFNRHTMIHKPGYDILKPYRCHICFKSFAQLSYLCKHKIIHRAHKPFICAICNKSFFQKHSMRKHIRIHTGEKPYKCLICNKSFSDVSNLNRHKVIHIPYDPLNPNAQKPYKCNICFKSYSQNHELTKHKKIHTGERPFKCNVCKKSCLRKQDMQRHVKIHTGEKPFECLVCNKFFTLESNLKKHKKLHNIPRDMLYKCDICNESFLRKYHMKSHIQIHMEEKPYKCMTCYKSFLHASSLSKHKIVHKTNKPFNCAICKKSFSQKKQIKIHLKKHKI; encoded by the exons atgtTTTTGAAAGTTCTAAAGCCAAAAATGTTCAAGATTTCACCAAAAATATGTATGCCACAAAATATAAGACAACTTAGATACATTAAACAAGAATCTATTGATGAACCCACAGAAGACAATGTTAATTATGATGCTAATGATTGTCAAACAACTTG TGACATAaaagattttaaatgtaaaatagaaaaTCTAGAAGCTGCGATAAAAACTGAAGTGGATGCAATTGGCGATAatatatatgaaacttttatcaAGAGTGAATACAATGATGTACCATCAATTGTGTCTAATACAATTGACAAGTTACACATTGGAAATAATCCTAAACATTCCAATATCAACACAAAACCCTTAACTACAGTTAAACACAAAGTGAAATCGTCAAAAAAAAATGAGGAAAAACCACACAAATGTACTATTTGTAACAAATCATTTGCATGTCAAAGATATCTTACTCAACACTTTAAGATTCATAAGACTACTATAACATACAAATGTGATGTTTGTAAAGAATCATTTTCTAATGCATCAAGATTTAATAGGCATACAATGATTCATAAACCTGGCTATGATATATTAAAACCATACAGatgtcatatttgttttaaatcgtTTGctcaattatcatatttatgtaAACACAAAATTATTCATAGAGCTCATAAACCATTTATTTGTGctatatgtaataaatcattttttcagaAACATAGTATGAGAAAACATATTAGGATTCATACAGGAGAAAAACCTtacaaatgtttaatttgtaacAAATCTTTTTCtgatgtatcaaatttaaatagacACAAAGTGATTCATATACCCTATGATCCATTAAATCCGAATGCTCAAAAaccatataaatgtaatatttgttttaaatcatattCACAAAACCACGAACTCACAAAACACAAAAAGATTCATACGGGTGAAAGACcattcaaatgcaatgtttgtaaaaaatcaTGTTTACGTAAACAAGATATGCAAAGACATGTTAAAATTCATACGGGAGAGAAACCATTTGAATGTTTGGTATGTAATAAATTTTTTACTCttgaatcaaatttaaaaaaacataaaaaacttCATAATATACCCCGCgatatgttatataaatgtgATATTTGTAATGAATCTTTTTTACGAAAATACCACATGAAAAGTCACATTCAGATTCATATGGAAGAAAAACCATATAAATGCATGACCTGTTATAAATCTTTTCTACATGCGTCAAGTTTAAGTAAACACAAAATTGTTCATAAAACCAATAAACCATTTAATTGTGCTATCtgcaaaaaatcattttctcagaaaaaacaaataaaaattcacctgaaaaaacacaaaatatag
- the LOC132944442 gene encoding mitochondrial intermembrane space import and assembly protein 40-B translates to MSQVIKDGKDTIIFATKEDHQSPSKVILSPPEPSPGLIFPDGSINWNCPCLGGMATGPCGVEFRESFTCFHYSKEEPKGMECREKFTAMWTCMDQYPEVYTEGLKDDEEFLNKEEQAGETIKNKETNS, encoded by the coding sequence ATGTCACAAGTAATTAAAGATGGTAAAGATACAATCATATTTGCCACAAAAGAAGATCATCAGTCACCTAGTAAAGTCATATTATCACCACCAGAACCCTCACCGGGTCTCATATTTCCAGATGGCTCCATCAACTGGAATTGTCCATGTTTAGGAGGAATGGCTACTGGGCCTTGTGGGGTTGAATTTAGAGAATCATTTACGTGTTTTCATTATAGTAAAGAAGAACCTAAAGGTATGGAATGTAGAGAAAAGTTCACAGCTATGTGGACTTGCATGGATCAATATCCAGAAGTATATACAGAAGGTTTAAAAGATGAtgaggaatttttaaataaagaagaACAAGCTGGTGAAACCATCAAAAATAAAGAGACAAATTCGTAA